In Melitaea cinxia chromosome 4, ilMelCinx1.1, whole genome shotgun sequence, a single genomic region encodes these proteins:
- the LOC123670172 gene encoding low-density lipoprotein receptor-related protein 6, protein MTKRRRIVQADKIIQNVIYVFCLLMFLQLKGYYSSVSNPVLLYSTASDIRVANTSKLGKINAIIKGLEQGSAVDFLYRKNLVCWSDQTAELIQCMEYNNTHSGEKVRIVSKGLITPTGIAIDWYTEKIYWTDGETNRIEVISIEQKHRKVLFWTDVDLARAIAVVPKEGLMFWTDWGEIPKIERAGMNGDPATRKVIVKDNIFWPNGITVDYNNNLIYWVDSKLQFFDVIDFNGNNRRRVVKEGLKYPYALAFFNDRLFWTDWKTLVIYSWDINSNGVIKELIKSDSVPVDIKVYDPNRQVLPNGDYPCKTSENCSHLCLLAPNPPGYTCACPTGVKLKEGSNTTCYNGPQSFLLVAQRSFISKISLDSPDYTPYTLPLKDLKRALTIDFDPKTEYIYWADSLAKTISRARLDGSDQSVVLHRGVPESLAIDPLARNLYWTDPVGDTISVARLDGGASKVIIHDELYDPRAIALHPTAGWMFWSDWNEKKPKIERANLDGTDRTLLISEKLTWPNGIALDTVNNKLYWGDARLHKIEVCNMDGSNRRELHNTDILHIFGLTLLGQRLYWTDMQRRTLDMINKDTGAERQAVVEQMANMMGVKAVRRGAALGHTACADDNGGCSHLCLNRPRDYVCSCPLALELGSDHKTCIEPEAFLIYSRKNVIGRISIENENNDAVLPIRELKEVSALAIHVSGSKIYWSDSKTKTINRCSLNGSNIEKILEWMGLVEGLAIDWSGQNIYWTDTTTQRIEVARLDGSSRRTLIWQGLKKPKSIALDPRKGFMYWSELGSKTIKRAAMDGSSPIVLLEQVGRAHALALDYERRALYWAALDPPALEYAFLNGTGRKLLADNIPMPYALALYGDRVFWGDWNTGIVEVAIKTNGTMRKKIHSHLDYISDLKVYHRGRDTLSNQCGVDNGGCSHLCLPLPNNDYRCACPTHYRLNADNLTCSEPEEFLLFAQKNAVGRIVNTNGECSDAYIPLVGLRSVRAVEFDPINRHLYWMDDESHSIRRVLISYSTTSAITDSTTVVTGLSRPFHMVLDVLGRALYWTCLDTDSINATSIDNNSSVGVIVRGEKMMPRHLAFHQTKRVLVWVDAGAGAVVRAGVDGTGRRELARAGNVTALAVDQASATVYWAVARQIHAVDLDEPDSKRVVWQGGSVGALAAWGGALYLLGAERAPMRLPLHRRDAPAAPLPHLARLVAAAPVHRVPREHPCFGGHACGGAPGACAADGACGCGLACAARRACAPDHFTCDAPPAPDAHCIPLEWKCDGQRDCGDGSDEARCDACAGLRCADGSCAAALGACSTGAYCAHKPLPDAFRCDERLCLAPRLLCDGRAHCEDGADEAPAACGYVHKDQVVAGGSRQSHALVACGGVAAAGAALAGAWAALRRVRRARRPPAPRALALVKHVPPRARSDRTSAELSGTLSGSGSASDSLCGRYPRPTAGPPPSPATTGRRRAPRAYRAATRPPPPTPASTDANESEPEPSARAPPPSPAPLLLSPEPTRSDYYYSAELRPARSELYFPTRDKVADDLPLVFPSRSTDP, encoded by the exons ATGACGAAGCGCCGAAGAATAGTTCAAGCtgacaaaataatacaaaatgttatatatgtattctgTTTATTGATGTTTTTACAGTTAAAAG gTTATTACTCAAGCGTAAGTAATCCTGTGTTATTATATTCGACGGCTTCCGATATTCGAGTGGCGAATACTTCGAAATTGGgtaaaataaatgcaataataaAGGGTTTGGAACAAGGCTCTGCTGTTGATTTCTTGTACAGAAAAAACTTAGTGTGCTGGTCGGATCAGACCGCAGAATTGATACAGTGCATGGAGTACAACAATACGCATTCTGGTGAAAAA gtacGCATCGTGTCAAAAGGATTAATTACTCCAACAGGAATAGCAATAGATTGGTATACTGAAAAAATATACTGGACAGATGGAGAAACTAATAGAATAGAAGTCATAAGTATAGAGCAAAAGCATAGAAAAGTTTTATTCTGGACCGATGTCGACCTAGCCAGAGCTATTGCAGTGGTACCTAAAGAAgg attgATGTTTTGGACAGATTGGGGTGAAATACCAAAAATTGAGAGAGCTGGTATGAACGGTGACCCGGCAACTCGCAAAGTTATTGTTAAAGACAATATCTTTTGGCCAAATGGAATAACAGttgattataataacaatttgatATACTGGGTCGATTCAAAGTTGCAATTTTTCgatgttattgattttaatggCAACAACAGAAGACGAGTTGTCAAGGAAGGATTAAAATATCCATATGCATTGGCTTTCTTCAATGACAGATTATTTTGGACTGATTGGAAAACATT GGTAATTTACTCATGGGATATTAACTCAAATGGTGTTATAAAAGAACTAATCAAATCAGATTCAGTACCTGTTGACATTAAAGTATACGACCCAAACAGGCAAGTGCTACCCAACGGAGATTATCCATGTAAAACCAGTGAGAACTGTTCACATTTATGTCTTTTAGCACCCAATCCTCCTG gataTACATGTGCCTGTCCAACTGGTGTCAAGTTGAAAGAAGGTAGTAATACAACATGTTATAATGGACCCCAATCGTTTTTACTGGTGGCTCAAAGATCTTTTATATCAAAGATATCACTCGACTCACCGGACTATACACCTTATACATTACCATTGAAGGATTTGAAAAGGGCTCTCACAATAGACTTTGATCCAAAAACAGAATATATATACTGGGCAGACAGCTTG GCGAAGACGATTTCGCGCGCGCGGTTGGACGGCAGCGACCAGAGCGTGGTGCTGCACCGCGGCGTGCCCGAGAGCCTCGCCATCGACCCGCTGGCGCGCAACCTCTACTGGACCGACCCCGTGGGCGACACCATCAGCGTGGCGCGGCTGGACGGCGGCGCCTCCAAG GTTATCATTCACGATGAGCTATACGATCCTCGCGCGATCGCCCTGCACCCGACCGCCGGGTGGATGTTCTGGTCAGACTGGAATGAAAAGAAGCCAAAGATAGAACGGGCCAATTTGGATGGAACCGACAGAACTTTACTGATATCTGAGAAGCTCACGTGGCCGAATGGAATTGCCTTAGACACTGTGAACAATAAACTTTATTGGGGTGACGCTAGGTTACACAAAATTGAg GTATGCAATATGGACGGGTCGAATAGGCGAGAACTACACAACACTGATATTTTACACATTTTCGGCTTGACTCTACTCGGCCAACGTCTTTATTGGACAGACATGCAAAGACGCACCTTAGACATGATCAACAAAGACACAG GCGCGGAGCGGCAGGCCGTGGTGGAGCAGATGGCCAACATGATGGGCGTGAAGgcggtgcggcgcggcgcggcgctgggCCACACGGCGTGCGCGGACGACAACGGCGGCTGCTCGCACCTCTGCCTCAACCGGCCGCGCGACTACGTGTGCAGCTGTCCGCTGG ctttAGAACTTGGCAGTGATCATAAAACTTGTATCGAACCAGAAGCATTTCTCATATATAGTAGAAAAAATGTTATCGGTCGAATTAGTATAGAGAATGAGAACAACGATGCTGTTTTACCAATAAGAGAATTGAAAGAAGTAAG tgcCTTAGCAATTCATGTATCAGGTTCGAAGATATATTGGTCAGATAGCAAAACAAAAACGATTAACCGATGCTCCCTCAATGGTTCGAACATAGAAAAAATACTTGAGTGGATGGGCTTAGTTGaag GCCTAGCTATAGACTGGTCAGGTCAGAACATTTATTGGACCGATACGACAACCCAGCGTATTGAAGTGGCGAGATTAGACGGATCTAGCAGACGAACACTCATCTGGCAAGGTTTAAAGAAACCTAAGAGCATAGCCCTCGATCCTCGTAAAGG CTTCATGTACTGGTCGGAGCTAGGGTCGAAGACCATTAAGCGAGCCGCTATGGACGGGTCCTCCCCCATTGTCCTACTGGAGCAAGTAGGGCGTGCCCATGCCCTAGCTCTGGACTACGAACGCCGCGCCCTCTACTGGGCGGCGCTGGACCCTCCCGCCCTAGAGTACGCCTTCCTCAACGGGACCGGCAGGAAACTTCTAGCAGATAACATCCCTATGCCCTATGCGTTGGCGCTTTATGGAGATCGAGTGTTCTGGGGGGATTGGAATACAg GTATTGTGGAAGTCGCCATAAAAACAAATGGCACAATGAGAAAAAAGATTCACTCACATTTGGACTACATATCGGACTTGAAAGTGTATCACCGAGGTCGGGACACTCTTTCCAATCAGTGCGGAGTAGATAATGGTGGGTGTTCTCACTTGTGCCTGCCGCTGCCAAACAACGATTATAGATGTGCCTGCCCCACACACTACAGGTTGAATGCGGACAACCTTACATGTTCAG AACCTGAAGAGTTCCTACTTTTTGCACAAAAAAACGCAGTCGGAAGAATTGTAAACACGAATGGAGAGTGCAGTGATGCGTACATACCGTTGGTAGGGCTTAGGAGCGTGCGAGCTGTGGAGTTTGACCCCATTAatag ACATCTGTACTGGATGGACGACGAGTCGCACTCAATCAGACGGGTACTCATCTCCTACTCGACGACATCTGCGATCACAGACTCCACAACTGTCGTCACAGGTCTATCTAGACCGTTCCACATGGTCCTAGATGTCCTAGGAAGGGCTTTGTACTGGACATGCCTAGACACAGATTCGATTAACGCTACATCTATTGATAATAATTCCTCAGTCGGTGTCATAGTGAGAGGAGAGAAAATGATGCCTCGGCACTTAGCCTTCCATCAGACCAAAAG GGTGCTGGTGTGGGTGgacgcgggcgcgggcgcggtggTGCGCGCCGGCGTGGACGGCACGGGGCGGCGCGAGCTGGCGCGCGCCGGGAACGTGACGGCGCTGGCCGTGGACCAGGCCTCCGCCACCGTGTACTGGGCCGTGGCGCGCCAGATACACGCCGTCGACCTCGACGAACCCGACAG CAAGCGCGTGGTGTGGCAGGGCGGGTCGGTGGGCGCGCTGGCGGCGTGGGGCGGCGCGCTGTACCTGCTGGGCGCCGAGCGCGCGCCCATGCGCCTGCCGCTGCACCGCCGCgacgcgcccgccgcgccgctgcCGCACCTCGCGCGCCTCGTGGCCGCCGCGCCCGTGCACCGG GTCCCGCGCGAGCACCCGTGCTTCGGCGGACACGCGTGTGGCGGTGCGCCGGGCGCTTGCGCGGCGGATGGCGCGTGCGGTTGCGGACTGGCgtgcgccgcgcgccgcgcctgCGCGCCCGACCACTTCACCTGcgacgcgccgcccgcgcccgacGCGCACTGCATCCCGCTCGAGTGGAA GTGCGACGGGCAGCGCGACTGCGGCGACGGGTCGGACGAGGCGCGCTGCGACGCGTGCGCCGGGCTGCGCTGCGCGGACGGCTCGTGCGCCGCCGCGCTCGGCGCCTGCAGCACCGGCGCCTACTGCGCGCACAAGCCGCTGCCGGACGCCTTCCG GTGCGACGAGCGGCTGTGCCTGGCGCCGCGCCTGCTGTGCGACGGGCGCGCGCACTGCGAGGACGGCGCGGACGAGGCGCCCGCCGCCTGCGGGTACGTGCACAAGGACCAG GTAGTGGCGGGCGGGTCGCGGCAGTCGCACGCGCTGGTGGCGTGCGGCGGCgtggcggcggcgggcgcggcgctggCGGGCGCGTGGGCGGCGCTGCGACGCGTGCGGCGCGCCCGCCGCCCGCCGGCGCCGCGCGCGCTCGCGCTCGTCAAGCACgtgccgccgcgcgcgcgctcCGACCGCACCTCCGCCGA ACTGAGCGGCACCCTGTCGGGCTCGGGCTCGGCGTCGGACAGCCTGTGCGGGCGCTACCCGCGGCCCACCGCCGGCCCGCCGCCCAGCCCCGCCACCACgggccgccgccgcgcgccgcgcgcctACCGCGCCGCcacgcgcccgccgccgcccaCGCCCGCCTCCACCGACGCCAACGAGTCGGAGCCCGAGCccagcgcgcgcgcgccgccgccctcGCCCGCGCCGCTGCTCTTGAGCCCCGAGCCCACCCGGAGTGACTACTACTACTCTGCTGAGCTGCGACCGGCCCGAAGTGAGCTCTACTTTCCTACGAGAGATAAGGTAGCCGACGATCTTCCGTTGGTATTTCCGTCCCGCTCGACCGACCCGTAG